One segment of Solanum stenotomum isolate F172 chromosome 1, ASM1918654v1, whole genome shotgun sequence DNA contains the following:
- the LOC125849848 gene encoding uncharacterized protein LOC125849848: MEFEGSWDKHLALIEFAYNNSYQSNIGMPPYEALYGRKCRTPLCWSEVGQRKLVGPEIVQQTEDKVKIIKDRLKISSDRQNSVGPVAYKLALPPELDKIHIVFHVSMLRSHRSDSSHVLPVESIEVNPHLTYNEEPILIQTREVKHLRNKRIPLVKVLWRNHCGKEATWEREEDMRTQYPRLFRD; this comes from the exons ATGGAGTTTGAGGGTAGTTGGGACAAACACTTagctttgatagaatttgcttacaataacAGTTACCAATCGAATATTGGAATGCCGCCCTATGAAGCCTTATACGGAAGAAAATGCCGGACCCCTCTTTGTTGGAGTGAAGTTGGTCAAAGAAAGCTTGTTGGTCCTGAAATTGTGCAACAAACAGAGGACaaggtaaaaattatcaaagaTCGTCTAAAAATTTCTTCGGATAGACAAAATTC GGTTGGACCAGTTGCATATAAATTGGCTTTGCCACCTGAGTTAGACAAGATCCACATTGTCttccatgtttctatgcttagaAGTCATCGTTCTGATTCATCTCATGTTCTTCCAGTTGAATCTATTGAGGTTAATCCTCACTTGACGTATAATGAAGAACCTATTCTAATTCAAACTCGAGAGGTGAAGCACCTTAGGAACAAGAGAATCCCTTTAGTAAAGGTACTTTGGAGGAACCATTGTGGAAAAGAAGCTACCtgggaaagagaagaagacatgaGAACCCAGTATCCGCGCTTGTTTCGGGACTAG